The Nostoc flagelliforme CCNUN1 genome includes a window with the following:
- a CDS encoding IS4 family transposase produces the protein MLPEFYETNLKRELGRAEYLLLKILINLLQSIKTVSLEALATALPIPILFESRRKKIQRFLSLNYINVEEIWFPIVKSWLEIYFPLTEVVYVVIDRTNWGCINLLMISVVWDKRSIPIYFELLNKLGSSNFDEQKVVFNKALPLFKNYKTVVLGDREFCSLKLANWLTEQKVYFCLRIKKDAFIEIEPEIWLQLKDSGLSPGVSFFFQGVKYTKSTGFISFNLAGKWKRKRFGVAPEEGWFILTNFDTLESSIKAYKKRFDIEEMFRDFKSGGYNLEDTNVSGQRLISLILLISLADTAATISGQKVKRMGVQKYVGRIKELGRTVRRHSSFYIGLYGSNWVDFMENSYELVADLMTLAPNKRKYYQQGKRAMRLILSAS, from the coding sequence ATGTTACCAGAATTCTACGAAACAAACCTCAAGCGAGAATTGGGACGTGCAGAATATTTATTACTAAAAATCCTGATAAATTTATTACAATCTATTAAAACTGTAAGCCTTGAGGCATTGGCTACAGCTTTACCTATTCCAATATTGTTTGAGAGTAGAAGAAAAAAGATTCAACGTTTTTTATCTCTGAATTACATAAATGTTGAAGAAATATGGTTTCCCATAGTTAAAAGCTGGCTAGAAATATATTTTCCTTTGACTGAAGTTGTTTATGTAGTTATAGACCGGACTAATTGGGGATGCATTAACCTATTAATGATTAGTGTGGTTTGGGATAAAAGGTCTATTCCAATATATTTTGAGTTATTAAACAAGTTAGGCTCGAGTAATTTTGACGAACAAAAAGTTGTTTTTAATAAAGCGCTACCCCTGTTTAAAAATTATAAAACTGTTGTGCTAGGAGACCGCGAATTCTGTTCACTGAAATTGGCTAACTGGCTTACAGAGCAGAAAGTGTACTTTTGTTTACGTATAAAAAAAGATGCTTTTATAGAAATAGAACCCGAGATTTGGCTGCAATTAAAAGATTCAGGTTTATCGCCTGGAGTTTCGTTTTTTTTTCAAGGGGTTAAATATACAAAGTCTACAGGATTTATCAGTTTTAACCTTGCTGGTAAATGGAAACGTAAACGCTTTGGAGTCGCCCCTGAAGAAGGCTGGTTTATTCTCACTAATTTTGATACTTTAGAGTCGAGTATTAAAGCTTATAAAAAACGGTTTGATATTGAAGAGATGTTTAGAGATTTTAAGAGTGGTGGTTACAACTTAGAAGATACTAATGTATCAGGACAACGGCTAATTTCATTAATATTATTAATCTCGCTTGCCGATACTGCTGCAACTATATCTGGTCAAAAAGTTAAACGTATGGGTGTTCAAAAATATGTCGGTCGAATTAAAGAATTGGGGCGGACAGTTCGGCGTCATAGCAGTTTTTATATTGGATTATATGGGTCTAACTGGGTCGATTTTATGGAAAATTCTTATGAATTGGTGGCTGACTTAATGACACTAGCTCCTAATAAGCGGAAGTATTATCAACAAGGGAAGAGAGCTATGAGGCTTATTTTATCTGCATCATAG